From Tubulanus polymorphus chromosome 9, tnTubPoly1.2, whole genome shotgun sequence, a single genomic window includes:
- the LOC141911177 gene encoding uncharacterized protein LOC141911177 — protein sequence MWKLLLLALLAGCCMAVDDEPTVEPVTEAPAVEGRSFYYGEDSGYLESATYDQAPVAPAAPATESSYSGPADTGYSAPAESEYSDDSGYSDEVGYGADGGYGEESGYGHEEYDRGYGRYGGHGHGHYGGHGHGHYGGHGHGHYGGHGGGYYEDGGYYGGHGGGYYGEEEAYYDDGYGYEAGYGSEVVYGRSAGGYGEEESYYDNGYGYGEEEAYYDNGYGYGEEEAYYDNGYGYGYGEEEAYYDNGYGYGYGEEEAYYDNGYGYGYGEEEAYYDNGYGYGEEEAYYDNGYGYGEEEAYYDNGYGYGYGEEEAYYDNGYGYGYGEEEAYYDNGYGYGEEEAYYDNGYGYGYGEEEAYYAAEPYYGEEESYYDNGYGYGAGYGRSAGGYGDNYYNYDNTVVYDEDEAYYGYDEEETYYDNGYGYESGYGDVEIHYDDGYGYGAGYGEAEAYYGYGEEESYYGHEEEESYYDNGYGHEAGYDDVEIHYDDDDYEEEEAYYDNGYGYEAGDVEIHYEDGYGSEAGEYDDSYIVVEDGGDGYYGGIGRSDDGEDDDEPEPEPEPEPEPEPEPEPADTYTDDK from the exons ATGTGGAAGTTACTGCTTCTTGCCTTGTTGGCTGGGTGCTGTATGGCCGTTGATGATG AGCCGACGGTTGAACCTGTTACCGAGGCCCCAGCAGTTGAAGGGCGTAGTTTCTATTATGGAGAAGATTCTGGTTACTTAGAATCGGCCACGTACGATCAGGCACCAGTAGCGCCGGCGGCACCAGCTACTGAATCTAGTTACAGTGGACCTGCTGATACTGGATACAGTGCACCTGCTGAATCCGAATACAGCGATGATTCAGGATACAGTGACGAGGTTGGATATGGTGCTGATGGCGGTTACGGTGAGGAATCTGGATACGGCCACGAGGAATATGACCGCGGATACGGGCGCTATGGAGGTCATGGACATGGGCACTATGGAGGTCATGGACATGGGCACTATGGAGGTCATGGACATGGGCACTATGGAGGTCATGGGGGTGGTTACTACGAAGATGGAGGCTATTACGGAGGCCACGGAGGAGGATATTATGGAGAGGAAGAGGCTTACTATGATGATGGCTATGGTTACGAAGCTGGCTATGGTTCTGAAGTAGTGTACGGTAGGAGTGCAGGTGGCTACGGAGAAGAAGAGTCTTACTATGACAATGGTTATGGTTATGGCGAAGAAGAAGCTTACTATGACAATGGTTATGGATATGGCGAAGAAGAGGCTTACTATGACAATGGCTACGGTTATGGTTATGGCGAAGAAGAGGCTTACTATGACAATGGTTATGGTTATGGATATGGCGAAGAAGAGGCTTACTATGACAATGGTTATGGTTATGGATATGGCGAAGAAGAGGCTTACTATGACAATGGTTATGGTTATGGCGAAGAAGAGGCTTACTATGACAATGGTTATGGTTATGGCGAAGAAGAGGCTTACTATGACAATGGCTACGGTTATGGTTATGGCGAAGAAGAGGCTTACTATGACAATGGTTATGGTTATGGATATGGCGAAGAAGAGGCTTACTATGACAATGGTTATGGTTATGGCGAAGAAGAGGCTTACTATGACAATGGCTATGGTTATGGATATGGAGAGGAAGAGGCTTACTACGCCGCTGAGCCGTATTACGGAGAAGAAGAGTCTTACTACGATAATGGCTATGGCTACGGAGCTGGATATGGTAGAAGCGCTGGTGGATACGGAGACAACTACTATAATTACGACAATACCGTTGTCTACGATGAGGATGAAGCCTACTATGGTTATGATGAGGAGGAAACTTACTATGACAACGGTTATGGCTATGAATCCGGTTACGGTGACGTTGAAATCCATTACGATGATGGTTATGGTTATGGAGCTGGCTATGGAGAGGCAGAAGCTTACTATGGCTATGGAGAGGAAGAGTCTTACTATGGCCACGAAGAGGAAGAGTCTTATTATGACAACGGTTATGGCCATGAAGCTGGTTATGATGACGTTGAAATccattatgatgatgatgattatgaagaGGAGGAAGCTTACTATGACAACGGCTACGGCTATGAAGCCGGAGATGTTGAAATCCATTATGAAGATGGCTACGGTAGCGAGGCCGGTGAATACGACGATAGTTACATCGTTGTTGAAGATGGTGGTGATGGCTACTATGGTGGCATTGGAAGGTCAGACGATGGTGAAGATGATGACGAACCAGAACCAGAACCAGAACCAGAGCCAGAACCAGAACCAGAACCAGAACCTGCAGATACTTACACGGATGATAAATAG
- the LOC141911415 gene encoding uncharacterized protein LOC141911415 — protein sequence MPFAPAVFIDKLTIKEAMNIILVVVVLAGVAFVQAQNYENGPGIHAGGYNLGGYSGRYVGGRGYRGRGHGGYIGRYLGVRRLPRRRPNYGRPKPKPGTLEADLEGEKIVDRYRKGNSDVIDLANDDHRYRPIWTS from the exons ATGCCATTTGCTCCTGCTGTTTTTATAGACAAACTGACGATTAAAGAAgctatgaatataatattggTAGTGGTTGTGTTGGCCGGTGTCGCCTTCG TTCAAGCACAGAATTATGAAAATGGACCAGGAATTCATGCAGGAGGATATAATTTGGGAGGTTATAGTGGACGTTATGTTGGAGGTAGAGGATATAGAGGAAGAGGTCACGGAGGTTATATAGGAAGATACCTTGGAGTTCGTCGCCTTCCACGCAGACGACCAAATTACGGACGACCAAAACCAAAACCGGGCACTTTAGAAGCTGATTTGGAAGGCGAGAAAATCGTTGATCGTTATCGTAAGGGAAATTCCGATGTCATTGATCTGGCAAACGATGACCATCGTTACCGACCAATATGGACCAGCTGA